In Humulus lupulus chromosome 7, drHumLupu1.1, whole genome shotgun sequence, the following are encoded in one genomic region:
- the LOC133791570 gene encoding glyceraldehyde-3-phosphate dehydrogenase GAPCP1, chloroplastic-like, with protein sequence MLLQGIIKVVREEFGILEGLMTTVHATTATQKTVDGPSMKDWRGGRGAGQNIIPSSIGAAKAVGKVLPELNGKLTGLAFRVPTSNVSVVDLTCRLEKSASYEDVKAAIKYASEGPLKGILGYTDEDVVSNDFVGDTRCDKRSRK encoded by the exons ATGTTGTTGCAG GGAATCATCAAG GTTGTTCGTGAGGAATTTGGTATTCTTGAAGGTTTAATGACAACTGTTCATGCAACTACAG CAACACAGAAGACTGTTGATGGCCCATCAATGAAGGATTGGAGAGGAGGTCGTGGAGCTGGACAAAATATCATTCCTAGTTCTATTGGTGCTGCAAAG GCTGTTGGAAAGGTTCTCCCAGAACTGAATGGAAAACTTACTGGATTGGCCTTCCGTGTTCCAACTTCTAATGTCTCAGTGGTGGACCTAACTTGTCGACTTGAGAAGAGTGCTTCCTATGAAGATGTCAAGGCAGCCATAAA GTATGCATCAGAGGGACCACTTAAAGGCATTCTTGGGTACACAGATGAAGACGTTGTCTCCAATGATTTTGTTGGTGACAcaag atgtgacaagcgaagtagaaaatga